CATTCGACCACTCTGACACCTTTCCGTGTTTCAGTGCACAAATGTAGCAAATTTTTAAGTTATTGCAACTTTATTCGTACTATTTACCGGTCGATTTATTATATGCTATTGACACTAAGCGTATTGTTTTTATTTTTTTTGGAATAAAACTTATTGCTTATTTTTCGGGATGACAAATAATTATTTCGACATCAAACGTGAACTTCTCGATACAGCCCTAAAACGCACCGAAGATCGTATTTCCATGATAGCATCTGCTTTGGAGACAGCAAGGGATTCGAGTACCGACGACACCAAAAGTAGCGCTGGAGACAAATATGAAACATCACGTGAAATGATTCAACAGGATATCAATCGCTACCAAAAGCAACTTCTCGAAGCGAATAAAGATTTACAACAACTCCTCCATATAGAAGCTGCATTGAATAGTGACACCGACGTTGCTCGAGTAGGGACCCTCGTTCAAACCAATGTTGGCCTTTACTTTATCGCAACAAGTATTGGAGCAGTGAAAATAGGAGATAGTAATATTTTCATCATCTCGCCGCTAGCGCCCATCGGACAGCTACTTATCGGGAAGAAAATAGGAGATAGTTTTGTATTTAACAACATCGACCAAAAAGTGAGCGCAATTTATTAGGTATCCAAAAAGCTGAAATATTAAACAATAGTGCGCTTCATCTGTTCTTATAAAGTACAGATATGACGAATGACATGAAACTAAATAAATTACTTTTAACCCTATCAGTTGGAGCTTTATCCTTTATTCAAGCTTGTAGATCGCCCGAATCGGACGAAAAACTTAAATCAACAATCCAGGCGGCCTTAGAAACTACGCCTGGTATCGAGGTAAATGTGGAGGAAGGAAATGTTACCCTGGATGGACAGATAGGTTCCGACTCGCTTAAACAGAACATAGAAGACAAAACGAAGATGGCAGGTGGGGAAAATATAAAATCCATCCATAACAATATCGTGGTAAACCTACCTGAGCCTGAAGATGCGCGTGAGAAATATCATGAAATTATTGGTGGGGCGGTGGATTCTACTTTGACAAGAGATGTCAACTTGGTTCTGGCAGATTTTCCGACGATTACAGCGCAAGTGAAAGAGGGAATTATTGTTGCGACTGGTAACCTTGAAAAGTCAAAAATAGATACACTGAAGAAACGATTGGAACATATCAAACCGAAAGGCATTGATATGAAAGGTGTGATTAGCCGTTAAGATTTAAAAAGATAAGCTCCCCATCTTGCAATAGGGAGCTTTATCTCTTGTTCATATGTTTATTCTGTTACTAAGTTAAACATTTTCGATCAAATCGCGTATCGCAACCGATGCAATTGCCCCACCAAACGCAGCAGGCAGATACGACATGGTACCATAAGCTGATTTCTTAAAATTACTCCCATCGGTATATAGCAAAGAATCCTTATTTGGCAACTCGGTTGAGAAGGCTACTTTAACGCCATCCCGAATACCATGTTTGCGCAATTTCTTACGAATATGCTGGGCCAATTTACAGTTATAAGACTTACCGATATCTGCAATTTTTATTTTAGTGGGATCCACTTTACCTCCTGCACCCATTGAACTGACAAAAGGAATATTCGCTTCCAACGCTCTTCGAATAAAAAATAGCTTCGGCGTAATACTATCAATGGCTTCCACACAGTAGTCTGGTGCCAGTTCTAATAATGCAGGTATCTTTTCCGGGATGATAAAATCCTGTATCACCGTCAGATCCAATTCAGGATTGATCGCTAACAATCGTTGACGCATAATTTCCGCTTTCGCTTCGCCATGATTGGTCGCTAAGGCTGGAAGTTGTCTATTACGGTTGGATGGATCTACTGTGTCGCCATCAATAATGGTCATCTTCCCGACACCTGCGCGGCATATAAATTCCGCAGCAAATGATCCTACACCGCCTAAACCCAAAATCATCACATGTGAATTCGCTAATTTCTCGACCGCCGCTCTACCAATCAGCGCTTCGGTACGTGACAGCCAACTTAAATCTTTCATCTATTTAATCTGTTTTATATCATCATGATGCCCGACTATCTTCTGTCCAAAAGGAATAACCAAAGTAAGCTGGTTCATCTATTAAATACTGCTTTGTAATTGTGGTACAAAATCTCTTTTAATTCATCCAATTCAATTGATCTAACTTGTGCCACATAGCGATAAATTGCCGCAATTTCTACGGTCCGATCGGTATCGGTTTCTAAAAATAAATGCCTCAGTGGGACATCTATCAAAACTTTATCCTGGCTTCCATTTAAACAATGTTTGCCAATGGATAAATAATAACCTTGATCGACCAATTGTTCCGCCAAGGTCTCATTTTTACGGTAGCCATGAAAAACAACAGGACCTTTGAAATTTGCGCTCTTTAAACTGGCTATAACCTCTTGAAAAGCGCGTACACAGTGGATGATCAATGGTTTCTGATATTTCTTGGCTATGCAAACCTGCTGATCAAAAACCACTTGCTGTTCGTTGAGAGAAATGCTTATAGTTTTGTCCATACCGCATTCACCTATGGCTAAAACCTGCGACAGGCCTGACGCATCCTCCATCAGCTCTAATTCGCGTTGTGCATCCCCATCGATATACCAGGGGTGTAGACCGATTGAACAATCCGCCTGAGTAATACGCTCGGAATGGTTCAATGCGATATTCTTTATAGAATAAACCGCATCCGATTCGACCGGATAATTCCGATGCGTATGAATATCGATATAGGGAATCTGTGTTGCCAACGGCACAAAGGTCGAAAAAATACTTGAAGCAAAAAATATTCCCTACAAAATTAGTATAGTTTTATTCCTTCAAGCTAGCCCCTAAGGCCTTCAGGATCGCAGACGCCTTCAAAAGACATTCTTGATATTCTTGTTCCGCAACGGCCTGGTTGGTCACCGCTCCACCAGTATGAAAAGACAGGTATTGTGTTTTTGCATTGTAAAGCAATGAACGAATAACGACGTTGAAATCGAATTCATCGCGAACAGTATCAAAGTAACCGATAGATCCTGCATAGATGCCGCGCTTCCGAGCTTCAACTTGATCACATATCTGCATCGCAGCAATTTTAGGAGCCCCTGTCATGGAGCCTGCTGGGAAGGTATTCCGAAAGACATCCACGTTAGCGACCTGTGGCGACTGCATGCAGGTAATGGTCGAAATCATCTGATGCACTTGCTCAAAAGACTGGATTTCAAAAAGCCGTGTAGCTTCAACTGTTCCAGGCAACGCACTTCTTGTCAGATCATTGCGAACCAAGTCGACGATCATTACGTTTTCAGCAATCTCTTTCTTAGATCTCAACATATCCGCTATAATCTGTTGGTCTTCTCGTGGATTTGCCCCCCTTTTTGCCGTCCCTTTAATAGGTTGTGAAATCAGCTTTCCGAGTCGCTTCGCTAAAAATCGCTCTGGCGAAGCACTCATGATAAAATGATGTCCAACCTTAAAAAATGCACTGAAAGGAGTAGGCGATATGGTATTCAATCGATGATAAAGTTCAACAGGGGAAACATCAACATTTTCAGCAAAAAATTCCTGACAAAGATTTACTTCATAGATGTCCCCACGCTGAATATGTGCCTGTACATTTTCAAAAGCATTCAGATATGCTCTTTTCGTCCAGCGCGATTTTACCTCCAACGCCATTGGAAATGCCTCAGGAATCTGCGTATCAGAAATAGCTTGGTAAATTTCAACAGGATTCTCTGCTTCTATATGTACCTGCTCAGCAGTCCATCGAAGCGTAATGGCGGGCACAAAAAAATAAGCTTCTGGAAACTCGAGCTGATCCATCCCTGTGGTCTGTAATTCTTCAATCTCATTCTTAAGGTCGTAGGAAAGAAATCCAGGTATAAATTCAGATCGATGTAATTTCAAAAAAGCATCGAGCCCGTCAAATACATTTTTATTGGCACGGAACGAAAACAACGCCTTGACGGCTAATATTTGCTCAAATTTGCCCCATTGATCGGACATCCCATTACTATTAAAGAAAGAAATTTCATCAAATTGCCCCGACCAGTGCAGGGCTTTTTGATGAAATTTATCTTTAGAATCGAGAAGATCAAAACTTTCGATCCGCATAGTTTATTTTGACAATGCTAACGTTTGTTTACGATCAGGACCTACCGATAGGATTGTAATCGGCACTTCAAGAGCTTTCTCTAAATAAGAAATATAATTTTTTAATGCTTCAGGAATTTCTCCTTCAGACGTTATGCCTGTCAAATCTTGTTTCCAGCCCTCGATTTCTTCTAAAATAGGCTCCGCTTGATGTGTGATAATCTCATAAGGCATATAATCAATCACTTCACCGTTATATTTATAGTGCGTACAAGCGTAGATTTTGTCGAAGGTATCCAACACATCAGCCTTCATCATAATCAAGTCTGTAACGCCATTCAACATAATCGCATACTTCAACGCTGGAATATCAATCCAACCCGTACGGCGGGCGCGGCCTGTAGTGGCTCCGAATTCATGCCCCAGTTGACGTAACTTTTCACCGGTCTCGTCATGAAGTTCAGTAG
The genomic region above belongs to Sphingobacterium zeae and contains:
- a CDS encoding BON domain-containing protein, whose protein sequence is MKLNKLLLTLSVGALSFIQACRSPESDEKLKSTIQAALETTPGIEVNVEEGNVTLDGQIGSDSLKQNIEDKTKMAGGENIKSIHNNIVVNLPEPEDAREKYHEIIGGAVDSTLTRDVNLVLADFPTITAQVKEGIIVATGNLEKSKIDTLKKRLEHIKPKGIDMKGVISR
- a CDS encoding tRNA threonylcarbamoyladenosine dehydratase, translating into MKDLSWLSRTEALIGRAAVEKLANSHVMILGLGGVGSFAAEFICRAGVGKMTIIDGDTVDPSNRNRQLPALATNHGEAKAEIMRQRLLAINPELDLTVIQDFIIPEKIPALLELAPDYCVEAIDSITPKLFFIRRALEANIPFVSSMGAGGKVDPTKIKIADIGKSYNCKLAQHIRKKLRKHGIRDGVKVAFSTELPNKDSLLYTDGSNFKKSAYGTMSYLPAAFGGAIASVAIRDLIENV
- a CDS encoding TatD family hydrolase, with the protein product MATQIPYIDIHTHRNYPVESDAVYSIKNIALNHSERITQADCSIGLHPWYIDGDAQRELELMEDASGLSQVLAIGECGMDKTISISLNEQQVVFDQQVCIAKKYQKPLIIHCVRAFQEVIASLKSANFKGPVVFHGYRKNETLAEQLVDQGYYLSIGKHCLNGSQDKVLIDVPLRHLFLETDTDRTVEIAAIYRYVAQVRSIELDELKEILYHNYKAVFNR
- a CDS encoding anthranilate synthase component I family protein; translation: MRIESFDLLDSKDKFHQKALHWSGQFDEISFFNSNGMSDQWGKFEQILAVKALFSFRANKNVFDGLDAFLKLHRSEFIPGFLSYDLKNEIEELQTTGMDQLEFPEAYFFVPAITLRWTAEQVHIEAENPVEIYQAISDTQIPEAFPMALEVKSRWTKRAYLNAFENVQAHIQRGDIYEVNLCQEFFAENVDVSPVELYHRLNTISPTPFSAFFKVGHHFIMSASPERFLAKRLGKLISQPIKGTAKRGANPREDQQIIADMLRSKKEIAENVMIVDLVRNDLTRSALPGTVEATRLFEIQSFEQVHQMISTITCMQSPQVANVDVFRNTFPAGSMTGAPKIAAMQICDQVEARKRGIYAGSIGYFDTVRDEFDFNVVIRSLLYNAKTQYLSFHTGGAVTNQAVAEQEYQECLLKASAILKALGASLKE